Proteins from one Setaria italica strain Yugu1 chromosome V, Setaria_italica_v2.0, whole genome shotgun sequence genomic window:
- the LOC101785540 gene encoding non-specific lipid transfer protein GPI-anchored 2 encodes MAMLLPRLATVLVAAALAFGMAAAQGPAAAPGPAPGISDECLNSVLNMSDCLTYVTAGSTARHPDKACCPELAGLLESHPVCLCQLLAGGAESYGVSVDYKRALALPGICRLTAPPVSACAAFGVPLPAGLVPTAAPSPMSGLSPSMGPEVPANTPAGSAAKSSNHAPGRVTAGGLIALAALPLAVAAAAGML; translated from the exons ATGGCAATGCTGCTGCCGCGGTTGGCTACGGTgcttgtggcggcggcgctggcgttcgggatggcggcggcgcagggcccggcggcggctcccggcCCGGCGCCCGGGATCAGCGACGAGTGCCTCAACTCGGTGCTCAACATGTCGGACTGCCTGACGTACGTGACGGCCGGAAGCACGGCGCGGCACCCGGACAAGGCCTGCTGCCCGGAGCTGGCGGGCCTGCTCGAGTCCCACCCGGTCTGCCTCTGCCAGCtgctggccggcggcgccgagtcATACGGCGTCAGCGTCGACTACAAGCGCGCCCTCGCGCTCCCTGGCATCTGCCGCCTCACCGCGCCGCCCGTCAGCGCGTGCGCAG CGTTCGGAGTCCCTCTCCCTGCGGGACTGGTGCCtactgcagcgccctcgcccaTGTCAGGCCTCTCTCCTTCTATGGGTCCAGAAGTACCTG CGAACACGCCGGCCGGCTCAGCAGCGAAGTCGTCGAACCACGCCCCAGGCCGCGTCACCGCCGGTGGCCTCAtcgccctcgccgcgctgcccctcgccgtcgcggccgccgccgggatgcTCTAG